Within the Mycetohabitans rhizoxinica HKI 454 genome, the region ATTTTTTGATAGCAAAAGGAGTGGGGCCAGAAGATGTCGTGGCGATCGCGATGCCACGCTCGCCATCCATGGTCATTGCGATGCTCGCGGTCCTCAAAGCCGGAGCGGCGTATCTTCCTCTTGACCCACATCATTCTGCCGAGCGGTTCTTTATCACACTAAGTGATGCGCAGCCTGTGGCCATGCTTAGGTTTGGCCAAGCTAATCAAACTGTAGCGAACAATCTTTTAGTGCTGCAGCTAGACGATCTCGATTTGCAAGCAGCGCTTGAAACGTGCCCGAACGTTGCGCCTACCGATCGCGATCGCATAAGTCCACTTAACCCTCGTCATCCCGCTTATGTAATCTACACATCGGGCTCTACCGGAACCCCCAAAGGTGTTGTCGTCACTCATCACTCTTTGGTCAATTACATTGATTCCATTCAATCATGGGTCAGTGAACATGCCAATATGGTATGGATTTCCAATGTGTCGGCTGATCTAGGCAATACTTCTCTTTATGGCGCCATTTTCTCAGGCAAAAAACTCACTATCGTAAGAGACGAAGAAATACTGGATCCGAAATTTATTTCGGAAAATTATTTAGAAGATGAATCTGTATTCAAAATTACGCCAAGTCACCTATCGTCTCTTATCAAGTCGATGCCTAATAAAGGCGACAACTCAAAGAGAACATTTTTTCTTGGTGGAGAGCGAATTGATGGTGAGCTAGTTGCTGGTATTAGGCTGAACTGGCGAAATAGTAGAATAATCAATCACTATGGACCCACAGAAGCCACTATCGGTATGTTGGTCGGAGAACTCCCTCACGAAATTTCATTGGAGTCAACGCCTTTTCTACCTTTAGGGCGTCCGATTTCGAATACGCAAGCGTATGTTTTGGATAACGGATTACAACCTGTGCCTGTCGGTGTAGCGGGGGAATTGTACATTGCGGGCTCAAGCTTGGCCCGAGGCTATCTCGATCGCCCTGGTTTAACCTCTGAGCGTTTTGTTGCCGATCCGTTCGGCCCTCCCGGCAGCCGAATGTATCGCAGTGGTGATCTCATGAAATGGCGTTCCGATGGCTCCTTAGACTTTCTCGGACGTGTAGATGACCAGGTCAAGATACGAGGTTTTCGCATCGAGCTGCGCGAAATCGAGGCAGTGTTGCGTCGTAATCCAGCTGTGAGGCAAGTTGCGGTCATTACACGCGACGATCATTCCGGTAGTCAGCAACTGGTGAGTTACGTTGTGCCCAAAGGAGACGGCACATCTATCGATCCAGTTTTGCTGCGCCGACAAATAGCACAGCAATTGCCTGATTACATGGTGCCTGCCGCCATTGTTTTACTAGATGCGCTGCCCCTTACGCCGAACGGAAAACTTGACCGTAAAGCGTTGCCCATACCCAGTTTCACGTCTGAACGTTACCGTGCTCCCGATACACTGCAAGAACAGGCTTTAGCTACGCTATTCGCTAAGGCGCTTAACCTACCGCATGTCGGAATCGATGATAGCTTTTTTGATCTTGGCGGCCATTCTTTGTCTGCGGTACAGCTAACCTTAAAAATACAAAAAGTATTTAATGTTAATGTGCCTGTTCGGATGTTGTTTGAAGCTGATACTGTTGCGAAGCTTGCTGAGCGTATCGAGTCAGATGCATTGGCGACGTCCCAATCAGCAGATTCTGACGGAACAGAACAGTTAATGAGGGCAGATGCCCTTCTGGCAGAAGACATTAGCAAAAAGACTATATCTAATGATTCACACGGAACCTGGGAGAATGTGCTACTCACTGGCGCTACAGGTTTTGTTGGGCGTTATATTCTACTAGAGTTGTTGAGACAAACTAACGCTAACGTTATTTGTTTAGTGAACGAGAAAGATAAAAAAGAGGCAATGAAAAGGGTTGTGTCCGCATTGAAGGAAACCCAAAGGCAGGATCTAGATATAAGTAGAATTTCTACTATATGCGGTGATTTATCAAAAAAAGATTTTGGTCTTTCTCATCAAGAGATAGAATACCTTTCCGACAAGGTTGACGCTATTTTACATAACGGCGCGGCGGTCAATCATTTCTTTTCCTACCATGAGTTGCGCCAAGCGAACGTGCTCGCCACTGAAGCACTTATTCGCCTCTCAGCGACGGGCCGCAGCAAAAGCTTCCATTACGTTTCCACCGTATCCGTTATGCCACGGGCGAAAACAGGAACATTTACTGAGATAAGCGATACGTCTATTATGCCCATTGCTAACGGCTACGTACAAAGTAAATGGGTGGGAGAGCAACTAACAAGCGCGGCAGCTATGCGAGGAATTCCGTCCAGCATTTATAGGCTTGGAAGGATTACAGCAGATTCCCAGACGGGATATTGCAATATGAAAGATAGCGTCTATCGTATTATTTGTGCAATCAAAACGCTTGGCTTGTCTTTCAATACCAATAAGCTGTTTTTCCAAACTCCTGTCGACTGCGCCGCACAGGCTATTGTCAAATTAGCGACGCGCCAAGATAAATCTTATCAAGTTGCACACATCATGAACAACCAGTCTTTAAAGTTGAATGACTTTGTATGCGAAATTGACAAAAAGGAAAATTGTTCAATAAAAAATGTCGACTTCAATGAGTGGTTGGCAAGATTGAAGGAGAGGGCGGATGAGACATTGGATGAAAATCTAATGTCGCTGTTGTCTATCATGGATAAAAATACATTAGAAGATAAAAAGAGAGATCCACTGGAAAATAGTGAAAGCTTGATATCTATAAGTGCAGAAGACACGATCAACAAGTTGCGAGAATTGGGTTTTGAATATCCTTCTGTAGAAAACGATTATATTGAATCTATAATCGATTTTCTTATGAAACAAGAAGCCAAAATAATGTTGGAGGGCGATGTGGTTGTGAGAAAGTAACAGCTGACAATAGGCGCCAACATTTCAACCGGGGAATTTTATTCAAAATGGAAAATCAATATAAGGGCGTTACAACTCGAGCATTGAGAAATGACGAAAGGGCCATTAGCAGTAGCGAGCCGCAAACACCTTTAGTAATAGAGCCTTTGCACTCAAAAAATCGTAATTTTCTTAAAAGATTTATGAAGGAAAATTCATGTCAGATTATTTCTGATATTGAAAGGTATGGTGCAGTTTTATTTCGTGGGTTTGATATACACTCAGCTGCTGACTTTGAAGAGCAAGTTCTCTCTATTCAAGGGATGAGAGGTATGAGTGAATTTATGATGTCTGAGCCCGGAAGAATAACGGTGTCTGGCACGCGTCATGTGATACATCCGAATGTAAATTTTAAAACTGGAGGGACGTTGGATCCAGTGGGGGGCATTCACAGTGAAAGCTATTACGTGCCTGATGTGCCAAGATTTATTTCATTTTTTTGTGAAAAACCACCACTTCTAGGTGGTGAAACGGGTTTATTTGATATCTGCAAAATATACAATGACCTTCCGGAGCGTCTAAAGGAAAAATTAGAGCAGCAGCGGTATTTGGCCGGTATATTTAGTATATGGCAAATTGCGAAAAGATACAATTTGCCATATGAAGTTGCAAAAGATTTTTGCGAGAAGATAGATATGTCTATGGTCGACTACCATGGAGATCAGTATGCTTTTATGTATAAACCAAGTGTCGCTGAACATCCTACAACAAAAGAAAAGTCTATTATTATTCACTTTGCCGGGGAATTAAATGGCCATGGGTTGACTAAAGAATTGATTAGGCAATTTTCTTCTGACTATGCTTCTTTTAAATGGTGTATTCATAGGTTGGTCTGGAGTTTTCCATATATTAGAAAAAATCTTTTTGCTTTAAGGCATCCAATAATTGTTCTTACTTGCGGGGGGCGTCTTATGGGACGAGTGTTCGATTCCTCCAGCAATGTCATACCAAGCCGTGAGACAGACAACCTTCGTGTTGGCAATGTATTTGAAAAAGAAGAAATACAGTTAATTGCGAAGCTTATGCGCAAATACCACTCTTCCTTCCCTTGGAAGCGTGGCGATTTTATCATTATAGATAATTTAAAGCTTGCTCATGCTGGCATGCCAGGATTGGGTTCCCGGATTATTAAGGTGTTAATGTGCAATCCTTTGAATATGACTTACGGAAAGAATTCATCTGGTTTATATAAGGCTGAGGAGGCTGCCGAAACCAGGGGGGCGGAAGTTATCAAATGCAGCTCCGCGTGCGTATAATCTTAATATATTGAAAATTGGTGGGTTTAATGTTTAAATTGCATGTGCTGCAAATGATAGATTATGGTGCATATAATTTAATCCGAAAATAAAGCGTTGAATAGTAAGCATAATTAATATGGTGGATTATGCTGAACGCCAAGATGCCAATATTTTTTTGATGGAGATTGTTCATGACCTCTCATGCTGTCCTTGATGACATGTCTCACTTTTGGATGCCTTTTACAGCTAACCGTCAATTCAAAATGGCGCCGCGTTTGTTTGAATCAGCAAAGGGCATGTATTATTGGACGAGCGATGGCCAGCAAATACTTGATGCCTGCGCTGGCCTTTGGTGTATTAATGCTGGACACTGTCGTGAAGAGATTATCTCAGCGGTCAGTACAGCGATGGCTAAGCTAGATTATGCGCCAACTGTCCAGTTTGGTCACCCGCTTGCATTCGAGGCAGCGTCGAAAGTTGCCAGACTGATGCCGGAAGGACTTAATCGGATTTTTTTCACCAATTCCGGTTCTGAGGCAGTCGATACTGCGCTTAAAATTGCGCTTGCTTACCATCGGGCGCGCGGCGAAGGCCAACGTACTTGTTTTATTGGTCGAGACGGTAGCTATCATGGTGCTGGATTCGGTGGGTATGTCGGTTGGTGGAATAGGGGCTAACCGAAAAGCATTCTCGGGTTCATTGTTACCGCGAACCAACCATATGCCGACTATCCATAACCTCGAGCATAACGCTTTCTCACGTGGACAACCGGCATGGGGCGCACACTTAGCAGACGAGCTAGAAAGGCTAATTGCAGTGAACGATCCCTCGACTATTGCGGCGGTTATCGTTGATCCAACGGCCGGCACAGTTTTGGTACCGCCACAGGGCTACCTGCAAAGATTGCGGGAAATTACAGCTAAGCACGGTATTTTATTGATTTTCGATGAAGTGATTACCGGTTTTGGTCGTCTTGGTAAAGCAACTGCTTCAGAGTTCTTCGGCGTTACACCGGATTTGCTGACAATGGCTAAGGCGATCAATAGCGGTGCTATCCCGATGGGTGGTGTAGCCGCACATCAACGGATATATGACACCATTGTCGATGGAACTGAACCTGAAGAAGTCGAATTATTCCACGGCTATACCTACTCGGCACATCCGACGGCTGCCGCTGCAGCCATTGCAGCGCTAAATATATATCATAATGAGAAGCTCTTTGACCGGGCTGCTTTACTTGCGCCAATTTTCGAAGATGCTGTACATGCGTTACGCGATGTGCCTTACGTAAAAGATATTCGCAATATCGGTTTATGTGCTGCTATTGAACTGGAGCCTAGGCCAAACGGGGAAGGTAATAGAGCCAAAGAAGCGTTCGCTAAGTGTTTCGAGGCTGGCGTGTTAATTCGTCAAGGAGGGAATATTCTTGCATTCGCTCCTCCTTTAATTATCGATGAAGCGCAGATCGGGCAGATTTTTGAAACTGTTCGTAAAGTGCTTGTCGATATAAAGTAAGGTTTATGGATGGTAATCTTGGAAGGTTTAAAAAATAAAAATAATCAGATTTAAGAAATGCGGAATTTTGTGGAATATTGAGGGCGGCTCCTTCAGGGAGCCGACTTTACGTAAAGTTTTAAGCGGCACAAGCAGGAAGTTATTGTAAGGTAACGCCAAATTAAAGTTAATTTGATGTGAAAGTAGATTAACAAGATGTTTTGTGTGGTATGAAACATAAAAGGTTATCCTTTATGGAAAATCATATAGAATGAGCTTCTATAAAAAATCTGGCTATGACATCAGTGTCCCGTTCACTTGGCCTCGAATTCAAGAGGAGGTTCGTGCAATCTTGGCGCTTGCCGTTCCGCTGTTTGGAGGCCACCTGTCGTTTATCGGTACGGGTTTAATCAATGTAATGCTCGCAGGTCAGCTGAGCGCCCATGTGCTCGCCGCAGTGACGATCGGGTCAAGCGTCTGGATGCTAGCGGTTCTTGTTCTAAGCGGGCTGATGATGGCACTACAGGCTTTGGTGGCACAACTCAAAGGCGCGGGCCGACACGCTGAAGTGGGACCACTTTTCCTGCAAGCGCTGTGGGGCAGCATTATGCTTAGTCTGTTTTTGACAGCGCTTGCATGTTTCTTGGGCCCATTTTTAATTCAATTCATTGCGACGACACCAGAACTGGTCCGGGATACACGCAATTTTTTATTTGCTATATGCATCGCTGGGCCTGCGCTTGGCATTTTCTATGCTTGCCGAGGGCTATTTGAAGGACTGTCAATGGCGCGGCAAACTTTTAAGTTTAATCTGATCGGATTTGCGCTTACAGGTCCAATTGGATATGTGCTAATGTATGGTGCATTTGGTTTGCCAGCACTTGGTGCAGTTGGCAATGGAATAGCAGGTGGCATCATTGCTTGGGTGCAAACGCTTGCCTTTCTTGTTTATATTTATCGCAAAGGTTTTTATTTTAAATTAAGGCATCAAGTGGGCAGCGTAATGCCTAAATTTAAAATTATATATGATTTGCTTAGATTTGGCTTGTCGGTAGGCATGACGCGTTTGATAGAGGGAGGATTTTTTATCGCATCGGCACTTGTTATTGGGAGAATCGGTGCGGAGTCAGTGGCGAATCACCAAATTGCAATTAATACCGTAGCTATCGCTTGCACGGTGTCATTTGTTTTATCGGTAGCGATTACGGTACGCGTAGCGCAAGCAAAAGGTTGTGGCAATCCCGATGATATATGGAAATCTGGTATTATTGGAATTGGATTGACTTTTTTTACACAGTCTTGTTGCGGTTGTTTGATATTGTTAGGCTCTAATTCGATTGTCTCACTTTATACAAGTGATTCGTCCATAATTGCCAATTCGGCGATACTGATGCAGTTTGCATGTCTACTTCAGTTGCTAGATGGTCTCCAGACAGTATTTTGCGGTGTTTTAAGAGGTTTGAGGGACACACGTGTGCCGATATTTATTACGTTTTTTGCTTATTGGATAGTGGGTATGCCGGTTGGTTGGTGGCTATCGATCACTCGTCACTGGGGCATGGTAGGAATGTGGATTGGCCTTATAGTCGGTCTGGGCCTGGCTGGTGGGCTGCTTCTTGTCCGTTTCGTCAGGATTAGTCATGGTGGTAGGCTTTATAACCGTCAATAAGCGTAGACGGGTTGGGCAGCGGCGACGCATTACTGCGCCGCGGCTGTCGAAAGATTCGAGAATTGGCGCGCTGACGCAAGTGGTTGGGCGAAGCCGGTAGTTGAAGAACTGCTGGCTGAGCCGCTCGAAGCGGCCAAGCGCGCCCACGTCATCAAGACTTCAAGCCTGAGCTAGAGGATCAGTGGTCTGCCATCGCGCCGTGCCGCTGATGCAGCATACCGGGCTGGCGGTATTACGCGGCAACCTGGCGCCTGACGGCGCC harbors:
- a CDS encoding MATE family efflux transporter → MSFYKKSGYDISVPFTWPRIQEEVRAILALAVPLFGGHLSFIGTGLINVMLAGQLSAHVLAAVTIGSSVWMLAVLVLSGLMMALQALVAQLKGAGRHAEVGPLFLQALWGSIMLSLFLTALACFLGPFLIQFIATTPELVRDTRNFLFAICIAGPALGIFYACRGLFEGLSMARQTFKFNLIGFALTGPIGYVLMYGAFGLPALGAVGNGIAGGIIAWVQTLAFLVYIYRKGFYFKLRHQVGSVMPKFKIIYDLLRFGLSVGMTRLIEGGFFIASALVIGRIGAESVANHQIAINTVAIACTVSFVLSVAITVRVAQAKGCGNPDDIWKSGIIGIGLTFFTQSCCGCLILLGSNSIVSLYTSDSSIIANSAILMQFACLLQLLDGLQTVFCGVLRGLRDTRVPIFITFFAYWIVGMPVGWWLSITRHWGMVGMWIGLIVGLGLAGGLLLVRFVRISHGGRLYNRQ
- a CDS encoding TauD/TfdA family dioxygenase; protein product: MENQYKGVTTRALRNDERAISSSEPQTPLVIEPLHSKNRNFLKRFMKENSCQIISDIERYGAVLFRGFDIHSAADFEEQVLSIQGMRGMSEFMMSEPGRITVSGTRHVIHPNVNFKTGGTLDPVGGIHSESYYVPDVPRFISFFCEKPPLLGGETGLFDICKIYNDLPERLKEKLEQQRYLAGIFSIWQIAKRYNLPYEVAKDFCEKIDMSMVDYHGDQYAFMYKPSVAEHPTTKEKSIIIHFAGELNGHGLTKELIRQFSSDYASFKWCIHRLVWSFPYIRKNLFALRHPIIVLTCGGRLMGRVFDSSSNVIPSRETDNLRVGNVFEKEEIQLIAKLMRKYHSSFPWKRGDFIIIDNLKLAHAGMPGLGSRIIKVLMCNPLNMTYGKNSSGLYKAEEAAETRGAEVIKCSSACV